GCCTATAACGATTGATTGTTACGAGGCCACAATTTTATGGGTGAATAAAGTATTTTGGAGATATTAAATTTTTAGAGCATGGTAATCACTTAAAACccagtttttttttttcagtttctttTTATATCCAAAACCCCGCGGCACATTGGGTTAAGATAAACATCCAACTTTCCTAGGGAAATAATTTGGACCTTAAATCCCAAACGGGTTTTGAATCAGCCTTCGGACCGGAGCTTGATCAACGACCTCAATGGCACCTCAACGAACCCAACAACCTCGACGAATGCTTATTTCGGCAGGGCTCGAATTTTCGAAGTAAAATCAGCAACTTGGACCAATTTTCTAGTCCATGAGTGTGCTTCAACCTTAAGACCTTTACACTGACGAAACAAATTTCAACATTTTCAAACTCAACAACTGGACGAAGCCATGAACTGGAATCTTTCAAAAGATCGGAGCTCGACCGGAAAGTGTCACTTGAGTTGTTTCTGTTGGCCTAGATCTGAACACCCAAACCCTCGAGCTGATTTGAGATTTAAGACTAGTGGCTTCGATATAGGAAGTTAGTAGCTATTCGATGATGAAAAAATGATGAAGCTAAAAGATTGGGGTAGAGAGCTTGACGATTAAAGGTGTTTTACATGGTTATGGAGTTTATTGGTATTGGGTTTTTGAATCCATTATTGATTGGTATAACAAAGATGCGGGATGGTGATTTTGAAATTGGAGCTTGGGAATTTTTGGAATCCCTTTGTTTTTCCTCTATTCTTGCCCTGTCCCCCTCTGTTCCTCTCGTCCCAtatcctctttcttttcttttcttttttttgtcccTTTGCGGGACACATGTACGCCTGGATCTGAACGCATATGAGTTGAACGCATATGAGTTTgtcacaaaagaaaaagaattttgtcACATAAAATGATTAATTGGATCTtgctttaattaatattttgtttttttaagtataaaataaaaatattagctAAATATGGGTATATTTGAACCTTCGCcgtatattttatcatttatcttactttttatataataattctaatctgtattctatttttttttaagtaatattacaagtttattttttatattgttggtgcatgataTCACGAAACGACGTCAAACGATACAAATATTATATTAATCAAATAATATAatgcagtacaatacaatacgatatatTATGAAACTAAATGTAATAACAATCCAAACAAGCCGTAAAGAGTAGTTAAATTAAAAGATATGACAACGTTTTGTAGGAGATAACTACATCTCCTCCGTGAGTCACACCGGCAGAAGTTTTATCACCGGCGAGCAAGTCTGGTCACCGGTGCCGTCCTCGaccttaaaaattaaaatattcatCAAAGATTAGCCACTGAAGAGTGAAGACAATCCAAGGCCGTGCGATTGAATTGAATTTATTGGCTACACCATTGTTCTgtaaaatttcttttttcttctttctagtTCAGAGAAAACAAAGACTTGGACCTCTCATAACTTCTGTGTCTTAACAGAAAAACATCCACCTATTCTTCCCAGATTCTCCCTGTACAAATGGCCATTACAAGTGAGTCTCGAGTAAGTGTAAAGTAAAAAAACATTGAGAGATTATCAGAGTTAAAAACTCACTATAACACATACAATTACTTTAAAGATATTTAACATTTCTAACTTCAACCATCCACCTATTCTTCAAAAGGGTTGTCGTCTTTCACCAAATGTCCCAACAATTCGAATTTAGACTTCATTTTGCCATTTAATTCAACTATAATGTACACAATTAATGTAGTCTAAGAGCACATGCAGTTTAATGCTAAGTTAAATTGAGAGAAGCCGTTGAAAATGAATAAAATGAATATGGATTATCTCATTTCTATTTTAATTAAAAGGTGAAACGCGCAGTTCATCAGAATTCAAACTTATAATGGACGTTGAAGAATCATATAATTCAGAAATACTTCACTTACATTTAATGGTGTCAAAGGCATAAACTTTAAGCATGTTATTCCCCAAACTCTCCAATTGCTCTTTCTGGATCAGCTCAGCAGAATTCACAAGGGAAGGATAACATTGATGTAACTCAATTAGCTGCAGTGTCATACTATCTGCAAATTCTTGGGGAATCTCTATTAAAAACCTGCAATTTCTTATAATTATACGCTCAAGGCATGGGAAACAATCATCAGTGGCTCTCCAATATTTAATATTCAACTGCTCGAGGAGCAGGAATTTCAATTTAGGAAATTGCATCTCTGTTACTTTCCAGCCGATGTTTGGTACAAAGGCATTATTCCTCAACTGGAGTACCTCGAGTTTGGGCAGCATGCTAACGATTGTCATGTCCTTCCACAGTAAAAATGTGCAGCAAAGTGTCAGCTTCTTGAGATTTGGTGGAAAGGAACCTGGACATGGAAGACTAAGAAACGTATTAGAATTGAATTTTCTGTATGATACAATAGTTAGTGCCTCAAGCTCATGTAAATCCATTAGATTCTCGAGGCATCTAGGCTCACTATTAAAATCATCTTTAGTTCcataaatccccaattttttcacTTTCTTAATCCcttcaaatatttcttttgtGCAACAACCAGGAATCAGCCCACAAACACTTTGCAAGTTTTCCAACGCCCGGTACTTAACTTCATTATCTGATACCATTGGAGGAGGAGAATATAAATACATCCTTGTAGACCGAAGATGCCTCAACTGAGACATTTCCCAAATTTCACTTGGCAAATATATGACTTCTTGGTATTCTGGCATATTTTGAGGAAAAATAAAAGTTTGTAAATTCATAAGATTGAAAATTGGTAGATCTTGAGGACTCCTAGAAACCTTCACAGACAAATACCTTAAAGCAACTAGGTGTACTACTTCACTAGGGAATTCATACCAACTTTTCTCCAATTGCAATACTCTAAGACGTTTGAAATGGTCTAGTCCTAATTTAGAACGAGAATGCTCGGTTATGTAGGAATAAACCAGAAGAGAACGTGTTTTTCTACAATTAAAATGAATTGGAGAAAACCTACCGTCCTTTGGATAAACTGACACCCACCGACGAACTTGAGAGGAAACCTTTCTAGATCCTTCATATGTACTCACCGGCGTTTCTGTAACATACAAGAGATTCTCGTTTTCAGCCTCTCTCAAGCAAAAATCGTGCAGAAGATCATGAATCCTACATGTCTTGATTTTGTCATTCAAACTTCGCTTACCAACAACAACTAGACTTTTATCAATAAGATTACTTAAAAGACTAGTAGCCACTTTTTCCAATCCCTCAAACCCCTTCAGCTCCAGGAATCCTTCGGCAACCCATAATCTAATCAACTTCTTCACAGAAATCTCACTTGCTTTCGGAAAAACTCCAAAATACAGAAAGCAAGCTTTCAAATGAGACGGAAGATGATTGTAGCTCAAAGCGAGCACTCTTGAGCAGCGTTGATAATCATCAAGATTTACTAACAAACTCACACTTTGAGCTACTTTCCTCCACTCATCCACTGTCCTCTTGCTAGATAGAGCCCCTGCAACCACAGAAATCATCAGTGGTAATCCATTGCAATTTTTCACAACTTCCCTTGCAATATTCTCAAATTCAATTGGACAGACTTTTTGGTCAAATGCCTTTTGGCAAAATAAAGTCCAACTTTCCTCTGGCTTCAGGAAACGCATTGGAGAAGGATCCCTAGGATAGCTAGCATATTGAGCAACCTTAATGTCTCGAGTAGTCAATAATATCCGACTTCTATTATTGTATTCTGGAAACCATAGCCTAAACTCATCCCAAGCTTCTGTGCTCCATATGTCATCCACAACAATCAAATACCTCCTACCTTTTAAACTTTTTTGCAAGCGATCTGCTAGTTCTCCATCGCTTTTCTGCATGCGATTTGCTAGTTGTACATcacttatcttctttttcttcttcttcaagttaccttcttcttcttgtcctcctcctcctcctcctcctccttctccttcttcttcttcttcttcactgtGTTCTCCAATATCGCTTTTCTTATCAAGCTCCGCATTTACCCCAACATCTTGAAGGAGGGATAGAAGCATCTTTCTTAAATTGTAGTCCTCGGATACAGTAACCCATCCACGAACATCAAAGAAGCTCACAATTGAGGGATCATTAAACATTCTTTTGGCAAAGGTTGACTTGCCAATGCCGCCCATCCCAGCAATAGAGATGACTTCCAGCTGAGACGAGTGTCCTGTAAGTTGACCCCGCATGAGCTCTTGTTCAATGTTGTGCCCCACCATGTTGTTCTCGAGGGTTGAAACATGCAATCGTGGTGAACTAGAACCTCCAAGTGAAAAATTTCCAGCTcgcatattattattattattattatccttCAGCTTGTTGAGCTCTTCTTTGACAGAATCAACTTCTTCTATAGCCCGTTGCAAGATCTTAAGAAGCCTCTCATGTGCCTTTGTTGGAAGGTGGAACACTCGTTGCAAGATTTTAAGAAGCGTCTTATGGTCCCCTCTCCAAATGTGTGATTCAACTTCATCTTCTACTTTATGTGCTACATCTTTGACCTTTTTTAGCAAATCCCTCATTGGTTCATCATCAGAATTAGTGTCAAGAAACTCTAGCATAGAACCAACCTTGTCGTAGAGTAATTTCAAGTGTTCTTTGTGATCCTCCTGAAGGTCTGAGGTGGATTGTGAAATCAGTTGTATTGTTCCCATCAGAGAAGTTACTGCAGCATAAACTGTAGCCATATCTCTCCCAACTTCTGCAAAGAACTTTCAAGATTTGTGAATGAAGAAATTTGCAGAAAGTTGGCACTCAAAAATGATAGACAAATTTGACTACTACTGCTAAGTATATCAAGTGGTGCTCATTAATTTGTTGAATACTTCCTGATAATTTGTTGAAGTCAACTATTGCACACTGGAAACAATAAAGTTTGATACATAGTAGGGAGTACTACTATatcaaaatcaaaacaaattgtttattttttatgaaatttcCTAGATGTAGACAGTCACTTTTTcttggttttgatttttttttttttttttttaaaagctgAAGACTTGAGAATTCTACCTACCAAGGTACTAATTTTGAATAATCATTGGCACATTGTGGACATGGAAAAAGAGAATAacagaacaaaacaaaaataggaAGAAGCAAAGATGCAACACGTATAGGTTTATCACATACTTTCTGATAAGTTTCCATTGTTCTATTTAAACCAAGAATAGAGTattatttgaaaaagaaattcCCATATATTTAACATGTCAACGATATCAAAATTGAACTAAGATCACCTAATTGACTGAAGCAAAGGAAAGAAATCTTTGACTAAGACAACTACATCTCCTCCGTCCAGTCACCGGCGAAAGTTTTACCACTGGCGAGAAAGTCCGATTACCCGTGCCGTCCTCGACCTTCACAACAACTCCGAACTGCTGCTCCCCGAGCTCTGTCCGTGAATCGACATGAATTTCACCGATAACCTACCCTCCGATTCTTCTCCTCGTTACCTCTCCGGTGAGTTCTCAGAGATAACGTCATACTAAAACAACAATTGCTTGCAAATGGCTTCGTTACCTGAAGTAGTGGAGAAATTGGAAATGGAACGGTTGATGGTATGTGCAATTGGAGTTGTTGAGGATGCAATTAACCATAGTTCAGTAAACAGtgcattattattaatttttttaaaataatcctTTGAACATGTACCCTAATTTTTGAAACAAATGCAATAACCCTGCGTTTCAAATTATATGAGAtatctttctttttaatttgttcCAAACTTTTTAGTATGTTCCAAAAtaagttatatttttttaaatttagaaataattatacTTTAAACtctcattttacccattttatctTTAATGAGAAATGCTTATAAacacacaaatgtcatgaccccTCAAAGCTTGTACCCCTTAagtttttaagaccacaagtttcaaaaaatttcttcttttttcttaaactctgtgccgagtcaaactagcttatctaaattaaaacggagggagtagaatTTATTATCCCCTTTATattgtttggattgttgttaccTATTGTACTGTATCATTTTAAATGCAATATTAATTGTGATTATTTTTTAAGTttatatcgtatcgttaaattcgtCGTTACATAATGACGAAAAGTGTCATTCTACATAAGGACGAATTTGGTGTGGTCGCATCGTTATcttagtttttcctctctttttgcCCCtccttattattaaattattttattttatcttttatcctaccttttttatataataattttatctCGTACCTTATTTTTTATTcgtaatattgcaagtttatttttTATGATAAATAAGATAAtttattcaaatattatatatattaaaataatacagtataattattatataataagatataataatatattgcGAAACGATTCATAACAACCATTGAAACAGGCTGTACATAACAATTCACCTTTGGAGCTAACAACCTCATATCCAAATATGAGAACGCATGTCACACATGAGTCCCTTTGGGAAAAGGTCAAACTTACCCCTTTATGTgacgtttcaatttagatgatttagtttgatttgatacaaagtttaaaaaaataatttttgaaacaTGTGATCTTAAAAATTTAAGGGACAAAAGTTTTGTAGTGCCATAACATTATTGTGACTATAAATGTTTATCATTAAGGATAGGGAAActaccagctatgtccatttataaggaGCTTATTATAAAAATTGGCTAATTCATATAACCTTACTGATATTAACCAAATATTatcaatattagccaattagctattttagacaaaaattttttttaaatattttgctttcttttgagtgtgtGTTATTataatagattgggtacatcttaaggagcttgaatctcagttttgaaatgatttggtggagttttgagctggtttgaattgaaaattcgaaatagaagatgaacataaaaagaatgatatgtgtatcacactgtatATCATTCATGTACCATATATGTATCATAACTGTATCAAATGTTTATCACATGGTTATCGCATGTATAAATGTGTGTGAGATACGTGCGTGATACATGTGTCAcaaaagaattttttgaactcgattttaactacgaatttttgataccaaatctgtccaaatcacctccaatctttgTCAAATTTTGTTTATTGACTCATCTATTTGTTTTTActgaatttcaaccatacccattgaaaaaggtcattttttgcttagatttttggaatcttgtatatatataatttatttgtatttcatatatatatatatttatatttatatcaccttatttgctaactcatccatgaaatttctttTCTGTTTTGCATCTAATGTTGTTGATCACGCTTAAAAAATGAAAGGAGATCTTTGCGTgagattcttggagagaaagaaccttatttatttatgggttttaatttttatatgtgcttgacTAATTTTGGTAAGTCTATAATTAATAGCTACATGTTggtaagttgagacttatttggaacatttttgtaaGATTCACTTAAGGACAAAGTaggtaaaataaaaattttaaagttaaattgttttcaaatatataaatgtATCATTCTTTTTAAAATAGACTAATAAAAAAAGTGTGTCATTTAAATTGAAGCAGATGGAACATTTAATTTTATCCTCTATTATACTTTTTGGGTAAAAATACCACGTAACGTGCCACCTCACCATACCCAACTCATTTTCCCTACCTCTCCTCCTCTCCACCACCAGTGCTATCATTAACACCACCCTAAGGGGTCGTTTGTTATCTCATGATTAATTATCTCGAAATTAGTTATCCACTCTCTcataagaataaaaaaatattataatcctGGATAACTAATCTgagattagttatattacgattTTAATCCAACCAAACATGAAATAGACTCATCTCAAATTTGATCCaggattaattattttttatccctcgtaccaaacgagACCTAAATCCCTTCAGTTGGTTCTTCATTTTTAAAATGACGTACGTTTTCAATTACAATTCTAAGCCATGATTAGCTATATTTTCCCACTTTTACCTTTGATTTTACCATTTTCCTTGTCAACATTCCCATTTATCCAAGGTTCAGGGATTTTTTCGATTGAGCAACTCATCTTCTTCTAGTTTAGCAACTAAATTGACATACCAGAGAGGCGAATTTTGGTATCACTTAAACTAGAACACAAAAAGAAATTGAATTTATTGACTACACATTGATACCGGCTATTTCCCCCTTAAACTTTTGCTATTTTTGCTTGAGATGGGTTGAATTTTTTAGCTTTCTGATTTCCAGTTTTGGAGAACTGAGTTCTTCATTCTTggtatttttttcgttttttaacTACAATTTTAATCGAACGCGATCTTTGCTCATCGGGAAGTTGCTCTCTATTTTGGTGGGAGCTATGTGAATCTGATTATTTATGTGACATAATGGATTATCAcaagagcaacaacaacaacaaacccattaTAATCCCACAAAGTGGGGCCTGGAAGGAGTAAAGTGTACTCAAACCTTACGCCTACCCTGTGTAGATAAAGAGATTGTTTCCGAAGTCTTCATCTTATGAAAATTGCTATATATGTACGTGGGTCTGATTATGTAGTGTAGATAGTGGCATTGGTGGAGGAGAGGCCGGAGATATTGGTGATGGAAGAAGTAAGGAAGGGGAGGGGAGGGGAGGAGTGACGAGGCCAACGTGAATTGGAATTTTTTGCTCGTACTCTATCAAATACTAGTATAGTTTAAGATATCGTCTCACAGAGACTGAATAATCTATGGTACATACTTATAATATTttaactactatttgagagaatcaaattgatgaaaaAAGTGAGTGAGGTTTAAAACTTGctaagaaataaaacaaagaacttttgaaagatttataattttttaaaaagagttgggaatcattgaattcacttgataatattactataataaaatctcaatttttacatttatttttttaaagaatattTGCTTATTTCTAATACAATTGTATTTTTCTCACTAAGAAATAGCCAATAAATAACACTCTGTGAGaattatattaattaatcaaCTTAAGACTAGTGACGTTTAaaccaaaatattttccttgctTGAATTGtcctaaaagaaagaaaaacttttttaagaatatttttactaaggatcaataatcttgcctacaACAATTCCTCCTTGAGAATTAAAACTGAAGAAAGCAAGATTACTGACTTGAAATAATAGTTTACTTAAAAATTGCTTTTACTCTACTATTTTATTCAtcagttattatatattaattttgctccgcgagaattacaaaattaatatatgaataacttagagataaaatatATAGACGTGATAATAGAGTAATTAAAAACCATCATTCCAACACAGAATGAAATGTAAATAAAAAGTTTCAAGCCAAGAATATATAAAAACTGAGATAgtattataaaatatatcaaggttcatcaactatcccaacgaaaagagattactccattatAGAGTAAGAAAAgcttaaaaatatatttagaagACTAGAAATATTTAGAAGACTAAGGAAATATATTTACTACAAGAAAAGAAAGACCAAGACTAGTTCTTGTGTTACAACGATTGAATATCCTTATACAAAGAGAGCTTGCTGTTTATAGGAAAAGATAAGTAGTTTTTGTCATGTTCCACTTTTGTGAATGTGAAATCCATATATGTGAATGTGACTTTTGTGTACGTAGATTTCATATATGCAACTATGACACTTGTGCTTTACTCTTGACTTCATGAGTTAGTCTTGCAAATTTAGGCTCCATGTATGCGAATGTGACCTTTGCAAATACAGATTCCACACATGCATCTATGACTCTTTTTCTTTCAATCTTGACTTCATGAGTTAGACTTGCAAATGTAGGTTCCATGTATGCAAATGTGACCTTTGCGTATATAGATTCCACATATGCATATATAGCTCTTTTGCTCCCATTCATGACTTCATGGTTTAGACTTGCAAATGTAGGTTCCATGTATGCGAATGTGACCTTGCATATATAAATTTCACATATACAACTATGCTACTTTTCATCTTGTGTACAGGTAAAACCGAGCCCATAGGACGCTTcaatttttgataaaataaacGGAGGAAGAGACGTGTCTGTAAGGGACCGGAATCGAGGCAAGGAGCCCCTCGAGCCGGGGTCCGGGCAAAACGTCTGCCCTCGGGAGTATCGAGGCTACAACCCCTAGGATCGGTTCGAATCCCAAAAATCTCGGAGGGTGTTACCAGATAATCGAGCATGACCAATAAAAGGTCGTGATATCCGTGACCAGCCGGATGTCACGGCatgaatctcggcacgtatcggcaGAAAACTGATGATTAGTTAAacgaaagatttttaccttttatggaattgcaCTTAGGGTAagactctcctactatataaatggggggTATAATTATTCATTAGGTATACTGTAACacacatatcaaggcaatatattcttattttctctgttattcaaagttcttacttttgttcatcaatAACGTGTTCCTGGGATCGAAGGCAGACATTTTATTAAGCTGTTACTAAGTCCGTGATCACTCCTCTTGattggtttgacaatttattacgtctgttatctgtttaatctaacgcaGTTTATCATTTATATTGAtttaatccacatatccttaaaaccacttacaaatttaattgttatccattttttagggtaaatagtttgacgcccatcgtggggctaagtataatagtggtaatttgatacaaatttccataacacacaatattttacacttgttctttgagcttttaatttcaggtcaaattaaaaatgtcgaactcccaatcTGCCCATTTGAACGTGGATGCTGAGTTCGGCCACCATGGCAAAAATAACAACGTGGTACCCAGCAATGAGGTGCCCCCTGCTGACCCCAATGGATTCCCAATTGCTGATCCGGTCGATGATAAGTCACACGTGGCTATCGAATCAAACTAGCCTACTCACCCTGAAAACAACATTCGCGGGGGAGCCTGGTCGATAGCCCGGAGTACACACGTTGGCGAAGGTGATAGGATCAACTTGCgtgtgatcttcgaaatgttacaggctcaacaggcagcgatagcccagttgcagaaccaaagtCGAGCCTCcagcagagttgagcccgaaTTGTCTCGGAAAAATGCCAGCAAAAATGAATTGGCCGTAGAAAGGGCGGGTGAAGAAGAACCCAAGACGAACCTcgagataataaagatgcttgaggaactgacaaaatgagtgaaatcgggagaaaagaaaattgaagccaacgacaaaaaagtggagaccAATAACtacagggtcgaccaaatccccgGAGCACCACCGATACTAAAGGGTGtggattccaaaaaaaaattccaaaagcctttccctccgagcTCAACTCTGAAGTCAATCCCAAAGAAGttttgtatgcccgaaattctgaAGTATAATCGAACAACCGGACCAAGTGAACATGTGACCTCTTATACGTGCGCCATCaagggaaatgacttggaagatgatgaaattgaatccgttctgctgaaaaagtttggagagaccttgtcaaaaggagctatgatatggtatcacaacttacccctaattctattgacacatttgctatgcttgcagatgcctttgtaAAAGTGCACGCTAGgtccatcaaggtcgagaccaggaaatcagacattttcaagttaaagaaacgagataacgagatgctaagggaattCGTATCGAGGTTTCAAATAGAACAGATGGATCTTCCTTatgtcacagatgattgggccgttcagtccttcacccaaggactcaatccTCGAAGCTCATTGtcttcacagcagttgaagcaaaatttgatagaatacccggCGGTAACTTGGGACGACGTCCATAACCGGTACCAATCCAAAATCAGGGTTGAAGACTATTAGCTCGGGGCCCCTTACGGTTTCGTTTATCCCGTCATGACtagtgaaaaatccaaaaaggccATTGATCATGAACCGAGATCGAACAAATACCGTTATCAACCCTACAATGGAGATCGAATGGGTAATGGGTCCGGACGCAACACTGtgagaagtgaaagaagaagcgACCGAGGTCATAATAACCAGGGACTCATGAGCATAAATGGTTTTGACATTCCCATCGGGTCTAAGGAAGCACCAaggttatcagagtacaacttcaacgttgatgaAGTCGGCATCAAATCAGCCatcagacgcatcaaagataccaagtgtCCTCGACCGTTACAATTTGATTCTGCTCAAAGGAATCCCAAcctaatgtgtaaatatcatggcactcttGGCCACAGAACCGAAGATTGCCGAcaactgagagaagaagtagACCGGTTGTTCAATAACGGACACTTCCAAGAATgtttgagtgatcgagccaaaaatcacttcaggaacaGAGACTCCAACAAGAAGATCGAGCAAGAGGAGCCTCAACACATCATCAACATAATCATTGGTGGGGTTGACGTCCCCTATGGGCCGATGTTAAAGCGCACTAAAGTGTCCATTACAAGAGAAAAACGGAATCGAGATTATGTACCCGAGGGAACCGTATCTTTCAATGATGAGGATGGTGAAGGCATCATGCAACAacacaatgatgcactagtaatatctatactcataaataaatctcgagttaagcgcgtgttaattgatccaggtagctcgaccaatatcatcagatcgggGGTCGTGGAACATCCGGGTCTACAACACCAAATTGTGCTTGCAGTCCGAGTTTTAAACAGGTTTTatatggcatgtgagaccactaaaagggagataaccctgctggtaaaCACTGCCCAAATCgttcaggaaacaaagttctacatgatcgaaggagatatgagatacaatgctctATTCGGGAGGCcttggattcacaacatgagggaagTACCCTCGACACTACATCATGCATTAAAATTCCCCACACCGGGAGAGATCAAAATAGTTTACGAAGAGCAACCGACTGCAAAAGAGATGTTCATGGTCGATGAGGTAGTCCCAATATTCGCAGTCTCGACATCGAAGAACCTGAGTTCGGTCACCAAGGAAGAAACCAAATACCAATCACCGAATCCGGCCCCGAACGAACCAGAAAAGCAGGGGACGAGCAAGGAGGACGATTACGGAGTCCC
This DNA window, taken from Nicotiana tabacum cultivar K326 chromosome 15, ASM71507v2, whole genome shotgun sequence, encodes the following:
- the LOC107827239 gene encoding putative late blight resistance protein homolog R1A-3: MATVYAAVTSLMGTIQLISQSTSDLQEDHKEHLKLLYDKVGSMLEFLDTNSDDEPMRDLLKKVKDVAHKVEDEVESHIWRGDHKTLLKILQRVFHLPTKAHERLLKILQRAIEEVDSVKEELNKLKDNNNNNNMRAGNFSLGGSSSPRLHVSTLENNMVGHNIEQELMRGQLTGHSSQLEVISIAGMGGIGKSTFAKRMFNDPSIVSFFDVRGWVTVSEDYNLRKMLLSLLQDVGVNAELDKKSDIGEHSEEEEEEGEGGGGGGGGQEEEGNLKKKKKKISDVQLANRMQKSDGELADRLQKSLKGRRYLIVVDDIWSTEAWDEFRLWFPEYNNRSRILLTTRDIKVAQYASYPRDPSPMRFLKPEESWTLFCQKAFDQKVCPIEFENIAREVVKNCNGLPLMISVVAGALSSKRTVDEWRKVAQSVSLLVNLDDYQRCSRVLALSYNHLPSHLKACFLYFGVFPKASEISVKKLIRLWVAEGFLELKGFEGLEKVATSLLSNLIDKSLVVVGKRSLNDKIKTCRIHDLLHDFCLREAENENLLYVTETPVSTYEGSRKVSSQVRRWVSVYPKDGRFSPIHFNCRKTRSLLVYSYITEHSRSKLGLDHFKRLRVLQLEKSWYEFPSEVVHLVALRYLSVKVSRSPQDLPIFNLMNLQTFIFPQNMPEYQEVIYLPSEIWEMSQLRHLRSTRMYLYSPPPMVSDNEVKYRALENLQSVCGLIPGCCTKEIFEGIKKVKKLGIYGTKDDFNSEPRCLENLMDLHELEALTIVSYRKFNSNTFLSLPCPGSFPPNLKKLTLCCTFLLWKDMTIVSMLPKLEVLQLRNNAFVPNIGWKVTEMQFPKLKFLLLEQLNIKYWRATDDCFPCLERIIIRNCRFLIEIPQEFADSMTLQLIELHQCYPSLVNSAELIQKEQLESLGNNMLKVYAFDTIKWRIWEE